The following are encoded together in the Kwoniella europaea PYCC6329 chromosome 1, complete sequence genome:
- a CDS encoding protein phosphatase PP2A regulatory subunit B, whose amino-acid sequence MEPADSSSPWRFAQCFGDKGDVEDITEADIISTVEFDHTGDYLATGDKGGRVVLFERNEQKRGCEYKFYTEFQSHEPEFDYLKSLEIEEKINRIKWCKRQNAAHFLLSTNDKTIKLWKVFDKQIKVVAENNHSDGYAGGGNGPSQPPLRLPRMTTHDSITAAVPRKVYANAHAYHINSISVNSDGETYISADDLRINLWNLNISDQSFNIVDIKPVNMEELTEVITAAEFHPIHCNLFMYSSSKGTIKLADMRDSALCDQHSKQFEEEEDPTQKSFFSEIISSISDVKFSQDGRYILSRDYLTLKIWDINMENKPVKTINIHDHLRQKLCDLYENDCIFDKFECTFSGDGSQVLTGSYHNYFRIYDVNGDNDVVLQADKSAFKAKKIGGARGKAPGKKEGMQTEGIDFAKKILHASWHPKENTIAIAATNNL is encoded by the exons ATGGAGCCTGCCGACTCAAGCTCCCCCTGGCGATTCGCCCAATGCTTTGGTGACAAGGGTGACGTAGAAGACATTACAGAGG ctgatatcataTCTACCGTCGAGTTTGACCACACAGGTGATTATCTCGCGACAGGAGATAAGGGTGGTCGTGTTGTGTTGTTTGAGAGGAACGAACAG AAACGGGGATGCGAATACAAATTCTATACCGAA TTCCAATCTCACGAACCGGAATTTGATTATCTGAAATCGTTAGAAATTGAAGAGAAGATTAATAGAATCAAATGGTGTAAAAGACAAAATGCTGCTCATTTCCTGCTTAGTACCAATG ACAAAACCATCAAATTGTGGAAGGTTTTCGATAAGCAAATCAAGGTGGTTGCCGAGAACAACCATTCTGATGGCTATGCAGGAGGTGGTAATGGTCCATCACAACCTCCCCTTCGCTTACCCCGCATGACGACCCACGATTCTATCACTGCTGCCGTTCCTCGCAAAGTCTACGCCAACGCCCATGCCTATCACATTAATTCCATATCAGTCAATTCCGATGGAGAAACGTATATCTctgctgatgatttgaggatcAACTTGTGGAATTTGAATATCAGTGATCAAAGTTTTA ACATTGTTGACATCAAACCTGTCAACATGGAAGAATTAACCGAAGTCATCACTGCCGCCGAATTCCATCCAATACATTGTAACCTTTTCATGTATTCTAGCTCGAAGGGTACCATCAAGTTGGCGGATATGAGGGATTCTGCTTTATGTGATCAACATTCCAAAC AattcgaggaagaggaagaccCTACCCAAAAATCGTTCTTTTCCGAAATTATCTCCTCTATATCAGATGTCAAATTCTCACAAGATGGACGATATATCTTGTCTCGGGATTACCTAACCCTCAAAATATGGGATATCAACATGGAGAATAAACCTGTTAAGACTATCAACATCCACGATCATCTGAGGCAAAAGCTTTGTGATTTATATGAGAATGATTGCATCTTTGATAAGTTCGAATGCACCTTCAGTggtgatggaag CCAAGTTTTGACCGGATCATATCACAACTACTTCCGTATCTATGATGTCAATGGCGATAACGATGTCGTTTTGCAAGCGGATAAATCTGCGTTcaaggcgaagaagataggTGGAGCAAGGGGTAAGGCCCcaggaaagaaggaaggaatgcAGACTGAAGGAATAGACTTTGCGAAGAAGATC TTACATGCGAGCTGGCACCCTAAAGAGAATACCATTGCT ATTGCCGCTACCAACAATTTGTGA